GGTGATGCGCAAAGAGGCCGGTCTCTTCGAGGCCGCCCTGGCCGCGAAACCGGTGCTGATCTCGGTCAGCTTCGGCACCGATCTGTCCTGGGTGAGCCGGGTTCATGACGCCGGAACCGTCGCTGCCACACAGGTTTACAACAGTGACGAGGCCCGTCGGGCGCAGGACGCCGGCGTCGATCTGCTGGTGGCACGCGGTAGCGAGGGCGGCGGTCACGGCGACGCCACGATCGGCACGCTGCCGTTGCTCGACGCGGTGCTCGACGCCGTGACGGTGCCGGTGCTGGCTGCGGGTGGAATCGCGTCGGCGCGCAGCCTCGCCGCGGTGCTCGCGGCCGGGGCCAGCGGCGCCTGGCTAGGCACCTGCCTGTCGGCGTCGGTCGAAGCACTGACCAGTGACGCCGGGCGTGACGCGCTGATCAGGGCCCGCGAGACCGACACCGAAAGCACCCGGGTCTACGACATCGTCCGGCACCTGCCATGGGCCGAACGCTTTCCGTCACGCGTGCTGCGCAACGACTTCGTCGCCCGCTGGACCGGGCGTGAGGAGGCGCTGGCCGCCGACCCCGACGCCGAAGCCGAACTCAACACGGCGATCGCCGCCGACGACCGTCGCGTGGCCGCCGTCGACGCGGGCCAGGGTGTGGGGATGGTCACCGAGGTGACACCCGTCGGCGAGGTCATCGACCGACTGTGCACCGGCGCGCGCGACCTGCTCGCGGGCTGGGGCTAGACCGCCCGCACGTAGCGCTTGTTCATCACCCGCTGCAGCAACGACGTGAACGGCCCGCCGGCTCTAGCCCACCAGGTACCCGGCCGGGAGAACGCCGAGACCTCGGCGAACACCGCGGACGTGACGGGGTCATGACGCACGACAAAGCGCTCCTCGCCGACCTCGGGATGACCGGGCAACGTGCCGTAGGCGAATCCGCGGACGTGCGGTTCGTCGACGACGTAGACAACCCGGCACGGGGCTTTGAAGAGCCGGAAAAGTTTCACCACCACGAGCGTGCCTGCCTCGATGCGTTCGCTGCTCGTCTCGACGCCCAGCCCGGAACCGCGCTGCATGCCCCAGTGCATCACCGCGTCGGCGGCCTCTTCGAAGCGGAGCTGACCCATGCCGATGTGGGCGGAGTAGCCCATGTGCTTGTAGCCCGGGGGAAAGGGCCCTGCGGTCGCGCCGACTTCTGGATAGGTGAATGGCAACTGCGCAATCGTCTGCAAATCCACCGACTCAGCTTGCCACGCGGACGTGGCCGGGTTGTGCGGGCAGGCGTACGGTCGGCGGAGTGACTACCCAAGCCCCCGCTCAGGCATCCGGAACATTCACTCTCGGCGGCGATCTCGCGATCAACCGCCTCGGCTACGGCGCGATGCGCCTCACCGGTAAGGGCGTGTGGGGCCCGCCTGCTGACCGCGACGAAGCCATCCGCGTGCTGCGCCGCGCGGCCGAGTTGGGCGTCAACTTCATCGACACCGCGAACTCCTACGGCCCGTATTTCGCCGAGGAGATCATCCGTGAGGCCCTGCATCCCTACGACGGCTTGGTGATCGCCACGAAGGCGGGGCTGCTGCGCACCGGGCCGGACGTGTGGATCCCGCTGGGCTTCCCGTCGTACCTGCGTCAGGAGTGCGAGCTCAGCCTGCGCCGACTCGGCGTCGACACCATCGATCTGTTCCAGCTGCACCGCATCGACGACAAGTTCCCGCTCGAGGATCAGGTCGGTGAGCTGGTCAAGCTGCAGGAAGAGGGCAAGATCCGGCATATCGGGCTGTCCGAGATCGACGTCGATCAGCTGCACGCCGCGCAGAAGGTCGCGACCATCGTCTCGGTGCAGAACCTGTACAACCTGAACACCCGCAACGCCGAGGAGCTGCTCGACGAGTCGACCAAGCAGGGGATCGGCTTCATCCCGTGGTTTCCGCTGGCCGCCGGCCCGCTCGCCGCCGCCGACGGCCCGCTGGCGCGGATGGGCGCCGAGCACGGCCACGCGAAGCCGTCGCAGCTGGCGCTGGCCTGGCTGCTGAAGCGGTCGCCGGTGGTGCTTCCGATCCCGGGCACGTCGAGCGTCGAGCACTTGGAGGAGAACGTTGCCGCCGCCGAGATCGAACTGACCGATGCGGAGTTCGACAAGCTCAGTGAACTCGGCAAGGGGAACGCCGCCTAAGGCCCGTCGACGCCGCGCAATACGGTGTTCGGGTGGCACCTCGTGACGCGTGGCATCCCGGCGGCGGGTTCAACCCGCCCGACCCCAGCACGCAAGGCGGACCGGATTACGGACGCTTCATCGATGGCGTTCGCACGCTGCAGGACCACGCCCGCGCGGTCGACGCGCCCGATCAGGTGATCACCGAGGCCGCCGACCTGCTCGACAAGCTGTCGGCGCTGCTCACCCCGTTCGACGCCGACGAGTGGAGTTCGCCGTCGGGCCGGCGGATGGACCTGCCGGTGCGCGGCAACATCCTGACCGTCCCGATGAACGCCCACAAGACCGACGACGGCCGCATCGAGGGGTGGGCGCGGTTCGCGCGGTTTCACCTGGGCCGCAATGGCGCCGTACACGGCGGCTGCCTCGGCATGCTGTTCGACACCGTGCTGGGGCTGACGTCGTCTGTGCTCACCGGTGGGCCGCGGCAACGCACCGCCTATCTGCACATCAACTATCGCCAGATCGTGCCGATCGAAAAGAAGCTGCAGATAGATGCGCGGGTCGACAGGGTGGAGGGTCGCAAGGTCTTCGTCTCCGGGCGCCTGTGCGACGGCGAGACC
The sequence above is a segment of the Candidatus Mycobacterium wuenschmannii genome. Coding sequences within it:
- a CDS encoding DUF1990 domain-containing protein is translated as MDLQTIAQLPFTYPEVGATAGPFPPGYKHMGYSAHIGMGQLRFEEAADAVMHWGMQRGSGLGVETSSERIEAGTLVVVKLFRLFKAPCRVVYVVDEPHVRGFAYGTLPGHPEVGEERFVVRHDPVTSAVFAEVSAFSRPGTWWARAGGPFTSLLQRVMNKRYVRAV
- a CDS encoding PaaI family thioesterase, translating into MAPRDAWHPGGGFNPPDPSTQGGPDYGRFIDGVRTLQDHARAVDAPDQVITEAADLLDKLSALLTPFDADEWSSPSGRRMDLPVRGNILTVPMNAHKTDDGRIEGWARFARFHLGRNGAVHGGCLGMLFDTVLGLTSSVLTGGPRQRTAYLHINYRQIVPIEKKLQIDARVDRVEGRKVFVSGRLCDGETVLTDAEALFVLLKPGQP
- a CDS encoding NAD(P)H-dependent flavin oxidoreductase; translation: MTNSSSLSTPWSTAMGLRVPIVNAPMGGVAGGRLAAGVSAAGGLGMVGMGTAGSTSLLHAELPHVTGVFGIGLVDWVMRKEAGLFEAALAAKPVLISVSFGTDLSWVSRVHDAGTVAATQVYNSDEARRAQDAGVDLLVARGSEGGGHGDATIGTLPLLDAVLDAVTVPVLAAGGIASARSLAAVLAAGASGAWLGTCLSASVEALTSDAGRDALIRARETDTESTRVYDIVRHLPWAERFPSRVLRNDFVARWTGREEALAADPDAEAELNTAIAADDRRVAAVDAGQGVGMVTEVTPVGEVIDRLCTGARDLLAGWG
- a CDS encoding aldo/keto reductase — its product is MTTQAPAQASGTFTLGGDLAINRLGYGAMRLTGKGVWGPPADRDEAIRVLRRAAELGVNFIDTANSYGPYFAEEIIREALHPYDGLVIATKAGLLRTGPDVWIPLGFPSYLRQECELSLRRLGVDTIDLFQLHRIDDKFPLEDQVGELVKLQEEGKIRHIGLSEIDVDQLHAAQKVATIVSVQNLYNLNTRNAEELLDESTKQGIGFIPWFPLAAGPLAAADGPLARMGAEHGHAKPSQLALAWLLKRSPVVLPIPGTSSVEHLEENVAAAEIELTDAEFDKLSELGKGNAA